The Fibrobacter sp. UWEL genome includes a region encoding these proteins:
- a CDS encoding NAD-dependent deacylase, protein MKKRLVVLTGAGISAESGLRTFRGNDGMWEHENIEDVCTPRGYQRDRKRVKDFYNFLRRGLADHQPNAAHKALVELERRLGDEFLLVTQNVDDLHERAGSRQVLHMHGSLKSLSCERNPVHRFNYYEDETMDTICPFCGAMSRPDIVFFEETPHYMEEIQQALSECEEFVYIGTSSVVYPAAGFKSYAHSHGAKVTCLNLEVPASDPYTDVSIQGKATEIVPKWCEAFK, encoded by the coding sequence ATGAAGAAACGTCTTGTCGTACTGACTGGCGCAGGCATTAGCGCAGAATCCGGACTCCGCACATTCCGCGGTAACGACGGTATGTGGGAACATGAAAACATTGAAGACGTCTGCACCCCTCGCGGCTACCAGCGTGACCGCAAGCGAGTGAAGGATTTCTACAACTTCCTGCGTAGAGGTCTGGCAGACCATCAGCCCAACGCAGCCCACAAGGCTCTGGTGGAACTGGAACGCCGTCTTGGCGATGAATTCCTGCTGGTGACCCAGAATGTGGATGACCTTCACGAACGTGCAGGCAGCCGTCAGGTACTCCACATGCACGGCTCCCTCAAGAGCTTAAGCTGCGAGAGAAATCCCGTACACCGCTTTAACTATTATGAAGATGAAACCATGGACACCATCTGCCCCTTCTGTGGAGCCATGAGCCGTCCGGACATCGTCTTCTTCGAAGAAACTCCTCACTACATGGAAGAAATCCAGCAGGCTCTTTCCGAATGCGAAGAATTCGTCTATATCGGAACCAGCAGCGTGGTCTATCCTGCGGCAGGCTTCAAGAGCTATGCACATTCCCACGGAGCAAAGGTTACCTGCCTGAATCTGGAAGTTCCCGCTTCCGATCCCTACACGGACGTAAGCATCCAGGGCAAGGCAACGGAAATCGTTCCCAAGTGGTGCGAAGCGTTTAAGTAG
- a CDS encoding M20/M25/M40 family metallo-hydrolase has translation MDQQLKKTVHDNMASYIDRLSSLVRIPSISFDNFDQKYVLDSAEAVKKMFEEAGLKNIQFLTPESGRHTVYGESLTSPDKPTILLYAHHDVQPPMREHLWNTKPFEATLSADGERLYGRGTADDKAGIITHLAALELVRASKKDQGPNLKFIIEGEEESGSAGFAQILKEHAALLKCDAVIVADLGNFARGTPSITTTLRGMSAVSVELKATKAPLHSGSWSGPIPDVGQVLCRIIANLTDGKGNILIPHFEDGLVPPTAEELASYKSLGMTEEIFRNDGGVLSETKLLVPEDEILLANWRRPSITVTAMEVGNRKNAGNVLQDSAYARIGIRLAPGMDADRCTDLLVDFIKQQVPFGITCEITTEDGANPFVTDTSHPFFKLMSESMATAYESPTKFIGCGASIPGAELFRNTFGNIPILLTGLEDPECNAHGENESLYLPDFERGILAEALFFEGLS, from the coding sequence ATGGATCAACAACTTAAGAAGACTGTACACGACAACATGGCAAGCTACATCGACCGCTTGTCCAGTCTCGTGCGTATTCCCTCCATCAGTTTTGACAATTTTGATCAGAAATACGTGCTGGATAGCGCTGAAGCCGTCAAGAAAATGTTCGAAGAAGCAGGCCTCAAGAACATCCAGTTCCTTACTCCAGAAAGCGGCCGCCATACGGTATATGGCGAAAGTTTGACCTCCCCCGACAAGCCCACCATCCTGCTGTACGCCCATCACGATGTGCAGCCCCCCATGCGTGAGCACCTGTGGAATACGAAGCCTTTTGAAGCCACCCTCAGCGCCGATGGGGAACGCCTTTACGGCCGCGGTACCGCCGATGACAAGGCTGGCATCATCACCCATCTGGCAGCCCTCGAGCTGGTACGCGCCTCAAAGAAGGATCAGGGACCGAACCTGAAGTTCATTATCGAAGGCGAGGAAGAATCCGGAAGCGCAGGCTTTGCTCAGATTCTCAAGGAACATGCCGCGCTCCTGAAGTGCGACGCCGTAATCGTAGCGGACCTGGGCAACTTCGCCCGCGGTACCCCCTCCATTACCACCACCCTTCGTGGTATGAGCGCCGTTTCCGTAGAATTGAAGGCAACCAAGGCCCCGCTCCACTCCGGATCCTGGTCCGGCCCCATTCCTGACGTCGGGCAGGTCCTTTGCCGCATCATTGCAAATCTTACCGACGGTAAGGGCAACATTCTTATTCCCCACTTCGAAGACGGTCTTGTACCCCCTACAGCAGAAGAACTGGCATCCTACAAGAGCCTGGGCATGACGGAAGAAATTTTCCGTAACGATGGCGGCGTACTGTCGGAAACAAAACTCCTGGTTCCTGAAGATGAAATTCTCCTGGCCAACTGGCGTAGACCCTCCATTACGGTTACCGCCATGGAAGTGGGCAACCGCAAGAACGCCGGCAACGTGCTGCAAGACAGCGCCTATGCCCGCATCGGTATACGTCTTGCTCCCGGCATGGACGCAGACCGCTGCACCGACTTGCTGGTAGACTTTATCAAGCAGCAGGTACCATTTGGTATCACCTGCGAAATTACAACGGAAGACGGAGCCAATCCCTTTGTGACGGACACCAGCCATCCTTTCTTTAAGCTGATGAGCGAGTCCATGGCTACCGCCTACGAAAGCCCCACCAAGTTCATTGGCTGTGGCGCAAGTATTCCTGGAGCAGAACTGTTCCGCAACACCTTCGGCAACATTCCCATTCTCCTTACAGGCTTGGAAGATCCGGAATGCAATGCCCACGGCGAAAACGAAAGTCTTTACCTCCCCGACTTTGAACGAGGCATTCTTGCAGAGGCCCTGTTCTTTGAGGGATTATCCTAG